One Epidermidibacterium keratini DNA segment encodes these proteins:
- a CDS encoding ABC transporter ATP-binding protein, whose translation MNNALEVSELSAGYDRSQVLFDVSLQVPSGQVLALLGRNGVGKSTLVNAVAGLVRPTSGSVRIFGTETAGDRIDRIAKRGVGLVPQGRRVFAPLTVAEHLQIAERAGRKGEWTRDRVVDLLPRLGERLGNRGDQLSGGEQQMLAIARALLTNPTLMLLDEPSDGLAPSIVTQVGEVVRELCATGISVLLVEQDLHLAFSVADRVVVLDKGTVRLDTTLEDFRSDHVRARALLGV comes from the coding sequence ATGAACAATGCGCTCGAAGTCAGCGAACTGAGTGCGGGGTATGACCGCAGCCAGGTGCTGTTTGACGTGTCGCTACAGGTGCCCAGCGGACAGGTGCTCGCGCTGCTCGGGCGCAACGGCGTCGGCAAGTCGACCCTCGTCAACGCCGTTGCCGGGTTGGTGCGGCCGACGTCGGGATCGGTGCGCATCTTTGGCACCGAGACCGCGGGCGATCGCATCGACCGGATCGCCAAGCGCGGCGTCGGACTCGTGCCGCAGGGCCGCCGCGTCTTCGCGCCGCTGACCGTCGCCGAGCACCTGCAGATCGCCGAGCGTGCGGGACGCAAGGGCGAGTGGACCCGCGATCGCGTCGTCGATCTGCTCCCGCGCCTCGGCGAGCGCCTGGGCAACCGCGGCGACCAGCTCTCCGGCGGCGAACAGCAGATGCTCGCGATCGCGCGGGCCCTGCTGACCAACCCGACGCTCATGCTGCTCGATGAACCGTCTGACGGCCTGGCGCCCTCGATCGTCACGCAGGTGGGCGAGGTTGTCCGGGAGCTATGCGCGACCGGCATCTCGGTGCTGCTCGTCGAGCAGGACCTGCACCTTGCGTTCTCGGTTGCCGACCGGGTCGTCGTACTCGACAAGGGCACCGTCCGCCTCGACACGACGCTCGAGGACTTCCGCTCCGATCACGTCCGCGCTCGCGCCCTGCTCGGCGTCTAA